The Corythoichthys intestinalis isolate RoL2023-P3 chromosome 1, ASM3026506v1, whole genome shotgun sequence genomic interval TGCTGTAAGATGTCAGAGGAGTGTAGTACAAAGTTTTAGCCAGCAAAGTATGGGTATTATTACTGTGTTTAGGTTATTCAAAGTGAGTAATTGATTATAATGGAGTAAAAAGGATATGAATAGTTGACACACCCTTGTTCAaatgccaagtttttgttttctaCTTTTGATGTGAAGTGCTGTGTTTGCACCAAACACACCTTTTGGAAATATGGCTCAAAAAGCTTTGGTCTTTTGGACCAGAATTCTTTCTCCATGCCCACATGTGTTTGCAAGATTCTTTTATGACCAAATGAGGCCCGTGTTGAAGGCTCCGGCCATAATTCTAAAAGATATGTTTTGCGCAAACCCACCACTGCTCTTCACCAAAAACACCCTACCTaaagtgaagcatggtggtggcatGCTGCATTGACATTGTTTTTCCTTAAGCTAGACCCAAAGGCAGGGTGAAGAATGTTCTACAATTACTTTATATTATTAGTGTACATCAATTCACCTAGGAGAATATTTGTGACGTCAGAACCCACTGTTGTTGGCTTACAATTTCTAGTTATGCAGTTCATTGCAAAGTTATGTCTTATTTAATGCTTTCATGTCCTCTTGCACCAGACACTTCCAAacacatttttatcattttgtaCAAAGAAAGGGGCTGACTGCCAACCTATCCAGGATTCCctgaaagataaaaaaaaataataataataataataatgatgttcATTGGGAACAGATCAGACTTCTGAATGATTGAGTAATTAATTAACCAACCAGTGTACTAGTGTCCGTAAAGAAACGAAAGGGGAGACACTGAAGCCTGCAGTCAGATTTATATCAGCTGCAGTGTGCTTGTGCATTGTTCACTTCTGAAAGTAGTCTCCTTGCTTCCAATAATGCTCATCAAAGGGGAAATAAAACTTTATTTGCCCCGTTTTCTTGTAAATCACTGAGCAAATCTTTGTTCTGTTCTATCTTGTACGGCTCAATAGCTGGCCGGACGATCACACAGTAATACATTGCCGCCTGGCCGTGTTCATCCCCCCATCTCTAAAGTAAATGGCAAGCACATTAGTATGGTAGACTGCATGcaatatttatttcttttatagATGTTGTAATGTACTGAACCACTACAGAGTAGCATGACAGAGGACCTGTAATAGGAGAGACATTAAAGCCAACACCTTTTTATAACTAGTGAATGCAGATGGAAAAGTACTTTATCCTTTTCACTCATCTAAGGAGAAAGGCATAATTAATTCTGAAATAGGTGACTTATTTCTTGCCAAGCATGCATAATGATAAGTTCTCTCCTACCCTCCATCCTTTCATCATCTTATTGTCTTCACATCTCACCTCCAAGCTGTTCGTTCCCACCCAAGTCTTCTTTGTAGGACTTCTTTTTGTACACTTATAATTCCCGATGtgggtatttttaatttttcagagcataattttaattaaaaccTCATGCTATTACTTCATCATATAATTGATATAAATGTTTAATTATGCCCCCAGCTATTTGGCTACTAGTACTGTTGTTTTCTTAATCTTACATATGAATTTTGTAATTAAACAAATCATTTTTTGTGTTACAAATAGTTCTTTATATCCCCTAGCCATCCCTCTCACTTCATGCTTCATTATCAGTCTGTGTAAGACTGCAGCGATGAAAATTAGAGTCATTAATTTTGGGTCTGACTGGATGATGGCCATTTTGAACTATGTTTGCCAATTAGACGGGCAATTCAAAACTGACCTTGGGATGCTCTGATTTTTCttctaataataaaataaaaaaatatatatatatgtatatatatatatatatatatatatatatatatatatatatatatatatatatatatatatatatatatatatatatatatatgtcttgCACCATTTTGCTTTGTTATTGTCCTTTGGCTCAATTCTGCTTGATAagagtgtgagacatcaattggacaataacagtattttcattttaaatgacatGTCAGTACTCATGTGTTGTCCGATTCAGTATATGACACTAATAAATTATGTTTCATAAGCATGACTGCTTAGATTAGATGATTTGGGTGTtctaaaatataaattaaatgatgataataaaaTCTTTGTTTTATCTCCCAGGTTACAGCAACAGATGTCCTACCAGAAAGCATGTTCATACCTGTTCCTGGTCCTGAAAAAGAGTCTCAAAACCCCTCTCAAGCTGTTGCCAACGCTGAGGACAAGCAACAACAGCAACACCCTGGTAAGTATTAGGCTTTTCCCTTGAACAAAAGACAtggtgtaattttgattatacaaTGTAAAGatttaaggggaaaaaataggtATTTGCTTGTAAATTTGGTTAAATCAGTAGGATTACTGTAGAATTCctcccgtgtttttttttttcttcttcacacgAAAACTAAGACTCCATTTTAGCTCGCCTAACAACCAGCTAAAAACCAGTAAGGGAAATATctgatttattgattttttaaaaagtctctTATTtacaatatactggactgtctcagaaaattagaatacacaatattctaattttttgagacagtcctgtgtatatatacaggactgtctcagaaaattagaatacacaatattctaattttttgagacagtcctgtgtatatatacaggactgtctcaggaaattagaatacacaatattctaatttcctgagacagtcaggaaattagaatattgtgtattctaatttcctgagacagtcaggaaattagaatattgtgtattctaatttcctgagacagtcctgtatatatacacaggactgtctcaaaaaattagaatattgtgtattctaattttctgagacagtccagtatgtttGAGTTGTGCACTCATCACTTGGCCACTAGCAAACACTAACATGGTGTGGCGTTGCACAAATTTGTTGGAAGTGGAAACCACAACCAAGGGGATGACTGCATAACACTTGCCGGGACAGGTGCAGCCTCTCAGGGCTCCTCCTGGAAGTGGCGTTAAATTGACAGCCCAAAAACTCATGCctgatgaaagttgcactggttGCATGCATCTTGGCGTATGTGAGCTGTGGTACCACACAATTGATTATCATGGTCTAATTTTCCCTACTCATTTTTAAATACTCCAGTTCGCTCAGCACTGAGTTGTGAGGCGTCAGCCTTGCCATTGGCTGAGTGAAGGCTAAATGAGCTCTAACGCCCGTCTCTGCACAAGCCGTAACGAGCAGACCACCGATGCGCACCGAATTGAAGCGCATTATTGCGATTTGAAGTGTCCAAGATTaatgtgtcaataaaaaagcagcttggcACAGCTTGTTCATGCCAGGCAAGCTAGCCGGTCCCACACTTATGATGCCAGGTCGGCAGAGAGCCAGATGCGCTTATCAAAAAGCCAGTTATGATTCGCGACCCATATGCtcccaaccaatgagttaaactaGATCATTGCATACATTAAATAAGCTTTAACATTTCCTATTTTCTCCACAGATGCTTTAGATGCTGAAATGGAGAGGGGAGGTTCACTTCCTATGGAAACAGCTGAGGCACGCAAGTCACCTCAGGAAGATCAACAAACAGAGAAAGATGATGCAACTGGCTTTCTGTGCTGGAAGAAAGGCTGTAGTCAAGTGTTTAAATCATCCAACTCTCTCCAGATGCACTTCAATGAAGTTCACAACAAAAGGCCTCAGCTTCCTGTTTCTGATCGCCATGTCTACAAGTATCGTTGTAACCAGTGCAGCTTGGCCTTCAAGACTGTGGAAAAGCTGCAGCTCCATTCCCAGTACCATGTGATCCGAGCAGCCACTATGTGCTGCCTCTGCCAGCGGAGTTTCAGGACACTACAAGCCTTGAAAAAACATTTGGAAACCAGCCACCTGGAACTTAGTGAAGCTGATATACAGCAGCTGTACGGTGGCTTATTGATGAATGGTGACATTATGGTCATCGGTGACTCAGCTCTCGGTGAAGAACATGGAGGTCTGGGAGAAGATGACAAAGAGGGAGAAGAGAGTGACCCAGAGGAAAAGCAAAGCCCAACAGGCAGTGATTCTGGCTCACTGTTAGAAGATTCTGGCTCTGAACCAAAACGTGCTTTGCCATTCAGAAAAGGCCCCAACTTCACCATGGAGAAGTTCTTGGATCCATCTCGTCCATTCAAGTGCACTGTCTGCAAAGAGTCATTCACACAGAAGAATATTCTGTTGGTTCATTATAACTCTGTCTCCCATCTGCACAAGGTGAAGAGAGCTCTCCAGGAGTCCACTACTGGTCAACCAGAGCTGACAAGCAGCCCTGACAACAAGCCATTCAAGTGTAGCACGTGTAATGTGGCATACAGCCAGAGTTCCACTTTGGAGATCCACATGCGCTCTGTTCTGCACCAGACAAAAGCAAGGGCAGCCAAACTTGAAGCGGCAGGAGGCATAACTAGCTCCGCAAGTGTTACTGGTGGAGGTGGAGGAAGTACGACTATCAGCACTTCAACAGCAAGTCCAGGCCCAACAAGCAACTCAACAACAAATTCTACCAACCACGGGTCGTCTGGGTCTCAAACTGCTCAAAATATTCTTGGAGGAAACCAGACCTCGCAAAGTCATAGTCATGAAAGGAGCAGTTCAGTTAGCAGCCAGTCCTCGCCATCGGAGAACAATGAggtaaaaaaggctaaatatgcaGATATGCTACCTACACGTGGGCAACAGCTCCAGCAACAACAGCAATTAGCTCACGCTCAAGCACAAGCTCAAGCTCAGCTTCAGCAAGAACTCCAGCAGCAGGCTGCTCTTCTACAATCTCAGCTCTTTAATCCAGCACTTCTGCAGCACTTCCCCATGACAACTGATGCACTTCTCCCGTTGCAGCAGCAGCAGTTGCTGTTTCCTTTCTATATCCCTGGAGCAGAATTTCAACTAAACCCAGAGATCAACATAAGTAACTCAGCACTTGGCTTAACAGGAGCAAGCACCTCCTCGTTACTGGAAGACCTAAAAAACTCAGCCCAACAGAGCTGCTTGCAGCAGCAGCTGATGCATCACCACCTTCAGCAGCAggtgcagcagcagcagcagcagtctCACTCACAGGTACAGGGACAAATGGCATTGCTACAACAGAGTGCTTCTCTCCACCAGCAGgttgaaaaaaagcagaagcctCCTTCCTCGCAAAATGACAAAGATATACAACGAGACAAAGATGCAACTGAAAAAAATGAGGATGTCAATAAAGAGTCAGTGGAGAAAGTAAAGGAAAGGAAGGACATTCAACACATTTCAACCAGTATTAACCACGACTCTGGCTTACTTCCTCCAAGGATTGCTTCCGATGCTCGTGGAAACGCAACCAAAGCTCTGTTGGAAAATTTCGGATTTGAGCTAGTAATTCAGTACaatgaaaataaacaaaaagccCAGAAAAGGGGAGCTGGGCCAACAGGATCGAGTGGACCAGGTGGGATCACTAGAGTGGTGGATCCTATTGAGGGATTGGAAAAACTGGAGTGTGAAGCCTGTGGCAAGCTGTTTTCAAATATACTGATTCTAAAGAGCCACCAGGAACACATACACCAGGCGTTCTTCCCATTTCGATCCCTTGAGAGATTTGCAAAGGAATACAGAGAGAATTATGATAAACAGTATCCGCTGAGACCCCCTACACCAGAGGCTCCTCCAGCACCTCCCCCTCCTCCGCCACCCCCTCCACCCCAAAGAGCTCCTACACCAAATATCCCTGTGTCCGCAGCCTCACACACACCTCCAACTGTGCCTACTCCACAGCCTCAAGTTCCAATGCCACAAATTCCAATGCCAATGGATTTGCCCATTTTCTCACCACTAATGATGCAGCCCATGTCACTCCAGTCTTTGCCCAGCCAATTGACCCCCCAGATACCATCCGTTGAACCCAGCTTGGCCTCAGACTTGGCCCAGCTTTATCAACAACAGCTCACCCCGGCCATGCTTCAGCAGCAACAGAACAAGAGGCCACGGACACGTATCACAGATGATCAGCTTCGGGTCCTGCGACAATACTTTGATATAAACAATTCACCTAATGAAGACCAGATTAAAGAGATGGCAGATAAATCAGGACTGCAGCAAAAAGTTATAAAGCACTGGTTCAGAAACACACTTTTTAAAGAGAGACAACGCAACAAAGACTCACCATACAACTTCAATAACCCACCAACTACAACACTTGAAGATACTAAAATTGACTCAAAACCACCTTCTCCTGAACCACAAAAGCAAGACTTCTATGGGAGTAAGAGATCTTCGAGAACAAGGTTTACAGACTACCAGCTGAGAATCTTACAAGATTTCTTTGATGCCAATGCATATCCTAAGGACGATGAGTTTGAACAGCTTTCCAACCTTCTAAGTCTCCCTACTCGTGTTATtgttgtttggttccaaaatgcTCGCCAGAAGGCAAGAAAGAACTATGAGAACCAGAGTGAAGGGGCCAAGGATGGTGAGAGACGCGAGCTATCAAACGATCGTTATATTCGTACGTCAAATCTGAACTATCAGTGCAAAAAATGCAACTTGGTTTTCCAGAGAATATTCGATCTGATAAAACATCAAAAGAAGTTGTGCTACAAAGATGAAGATGAGGATGGACAGTATGACAGCCACAATGAGGATTCTGTTGATCTTTCTAATGAATGTTACACTCCTTCTGGTTCCTCTTGCCACACTCCAATGCCCTCCTCTTCAAGTCTATGCCCACTTCCACCTACTACTTCAGCATTTTCACACCTCCCTTCTGCTGATAAGGAGGAGGCGTCACCAGCAACCACCTCAAACCCCCATGAAGAAAAGCCAAAAGAGCTACCAGACATATCAGTTGATCCCCTGAATAAGACATCTATTAAGCAGGAAAATGTACCCCAATCCCAATCAGAGTCGCAAAAGCAGAGACATCAGCGAGAAGAGAATATTCAACCGATTTCCAAGTCCAACAAACATTCCTCGCCTTCCTTTACTCAACAGCAACTACAATGTGGTCCATCAGCTTCTCAGACAAGCCAGGCCTCCTCGCAAAGCTCTCACATAAGCCACAATCCACATTTGACTTCTGCTACACAGCAAATGGCACAGCAACTCATCCCATACCAGTGCGATCAGTGCAAGATTGGTTTCCCCTCCTTTGAGCACTGGCAAGAGCACCAGCAATTACACTTCCTCTCCGTGCAGAATCAGTTCATCCACCCACAATTCATTGATCGCTCAATGGACATGCCTTTCATGCTGTTTGACCCGAGTAATCCTCTCCTGGCTGGCCAGTTACTCTCTGGGGCAATGCCCCAGATCCCCAGCAGCTCAGCCTCTTCTCCATCCACCCCAACATCCACAATGAACTCCCTGAAGAGGAAGCTAGAGGAGAAAGCTGGCACTAGCCCTGGAGAGAATGACAgcacaaacagtgaagaaccacATCGAGACAAGCGGCTTAGAACAACCATCACACCAGAGCAGCTAGAGGTTCTTTATCAGAAGTACCTATTGGACTCTAATCCTACACGCAAGATGCTTGACCACATTGCTCATGAGGTGGGGCTGAAGAAGAGAGTAGTACAAGTCTGGTTTCAAAATACCAGAGCAAGAGAGCGAAAAGGCCAGTTCAGAGCAGTGGGGCCAGCTCAAGCTCATCGAAGATGCCCCTTTTGCCGAGCTCTCTTTAAAGCAAAAACTGCCCTCGAAGCACACATTCGCTCTCGTCACTGGCATGAGGCCAAACGTGCTGGCTACAATTTAACCCTTTCTGGTATGTTACCTGACCATGAGGGGATCCAAATAAAGTTGGATGCTTTGGAGGCATCCAACTACTCTCAAATGGCGTCTTCAAATATGGATGGACAAAGTTCCTCTATGTCTCCAGTGAATAGAGGAATGGATTTGTCTCCCAGGGCTCTACTGAGTCCTTCCTCAATTAAAGTTGAAGGAATGGAAGATTTTGAGACCTCAGCCATGTCTGCTGTTAACCTCACTTTTGATCAAAACAAACTGGATAATGACGACTGCTCCTCTGTTAACACAGCCATCACAGATACTACAACAGGTGATGAGGCTAATGCTGATAATGACAGCGCTGATGCAAAACACAGCCAGAGTAGTAGTGATTACCTGCCGAAGCCTGGGGGCACTGTCCCCATCATTGAAAATGATGACCAGATGTCTTCGGGGCTCGTAAGCCCTGCTACAAGCTATTATGCTAAGGACTGTGAAAATGAACACATAATTGACCACAGTGAGACATCCAGCCTGGCAGACCCTTGCTCACCTAGTCCTGGAGCTTCAGGCACCAGGAGCATCGACAGTGGTGATCGCCCTGGTCAAAAGCGTTTCCGAACTCAGATGACAAATCTCCAGCTTAAGGTATTGAAATCCTGTTTTAACGACTACAGGACTCCTACCATGCTGGAATGTGAAGTACTTGGCAATGATATTGGACTTCCAAAGAGGGTGGTTCAGGTGTGGTTCCAAAACGCCCGTGCCAAGGAGAAAAAGGCAAAGCTCAACATGGCTAAGCACTTTGGAATTAATCAGACATCCTACGAGGGGCCCAAGACTGAATGCACTTTGTGTGGTGTCAAGTACAGTGCTCGCCTCTCTGTTCGTGATCACATATTCTCCCAGCAACACATCTCCAAGGTTAAGGATACCATTGGCAGTCAGATTGACAAGGAGAAGGAATACTTTGACCCAGCTACTGTCCGTCAACTCATGGCTCAGCAAGAGATGGACCGCATTAAAAAGGCCAATGAAGTTTTAGGATTGGCGCAGCAGCAGGCCATGCAACAACAGGGAATGTTTGATAACCCTGCAATGCAGGCGCTTAATCTCCAGTCAGCCTATTCCAATCTACAAGGCATTCCACCTGTCCTCTTGCCAGGGGTTGGAAGCCCCTCTCTTTCAAGCTTTAACACGTCTAATTCAGGTATGTTGCTCTTATTTAAATGTacacaaaaaaattgtaatgaCTATGTAAAATGTGTAACTTCCTTTAAAGTAGTTGCAAAATTAAAcgttaaaaacacattaaaaacaaagttgaaaaatcatgagaaaaaaaatccaactatCACACGCATTGAGAAAACTGTTGAAAAATATCCCAAAGATGCCTgttttttagcttttttatatttatctatctatctatttgGGCTGTACCTTATTGAAGATACAGTAGGTAAATAGTGTTCCTATTGTGACTGTCATCAGTGTTTGGTATGTTGCAGTTTTAAAGGATGTGCATTTTAAaggtaaacaaaacaaaagtttgtCAACAAACCCCATGTACCGTACTCATTTAAGCACGATGTAAAGCACACTTGCCAGTGTAGTGAAATTCTAGTAAATGTAAAGTGCATTATAAATTAAacctattgttattatttttattatgactGTAGTCATGATAGTGTCCCTGCCCTGTGCAAATTTTCAGTAGTCTGTGGCAAAATAAAGCATGGTTTATAAGtattttgaaaagcaaacaccTTCTTTTGACATTTTATCAGAATATAAATACCTTTACAGTTTTGTAACGCTGGTCTGAAAGCATCATAGCTTGAAATCATTCCCCCCCACCCCAATTTTCTGATTTCAGTGAAATGGCTCATGTCATCAAACATATTGTAtgtgaatattttattttaagttAATCATCTATTCGTCTCTTAGATCTTCAATATCACTATCGTATGTTTTAATAGAATAGCAGTGTTTTCTATGTTCCTAAAAAAAATCTAGTATGCACAAATGTGTTTTGCTTTGTTATTGGACAGTAGAAACGACAGTATGGCCTAATAAGTTGTTGGTTTtttcaaatactgtatgtattattTGATAGTAGTATGCACTTAAATAATCTTAATAGTAACAGTAATCTATGTGTTAACTATTTCAATTTGCTATCATTAATATTAtgcttgaaacatttttttcaagggGATTAATTTTTTGTGAACACCACTGATGCCCTAAATGTTCTGTTTTCTGTACTTTACAAAACTGCAGCTTTAACTCCTCCCAAAGCTTCAAACCTGCTGAACATGCCTGGTGCCAGTGTTCCTTCGCCAAGCCTGCCCACATCTGGATTGCCCAATAAGCCGCCCTCATCATCGTCGCTGTCCACACCAAGCCCAGCACAGGCAACCACATCTGCTTCCCTCTCCAGCACTACATCTACATCCATATCCACTTCCTCAAGCACCCCACCCGCCTCTCGGCCTGAACACCCCAAAGAACGTGAGGTTGAGAGGCTAAGAGAAAAAGATAAGCCTAAGGAAAAGACAGAGAAGCCGTCAACCCCATCTTCAACTGGAAGCACCCCTGCTCCTTCTACTTCTGCTGCCAGCGCCAAGAAGGAAAAGCCCGACCCAGCTGTTCCCGCCACCTCTATGCCAACACCTGGCATGGAGTATGTGGTAGACCCTGCACAGCTTCAGGCCCTGCAGGCTGCCTTGGCTTCAGATCCTACAGCTCTTCTCACAAACCAGTTCCTTCCATATTTCATGCCTGGGTTTTCCCCTTACTACACCCCACAGATCCCTGGCGCACTCCAAGGTGGTTACCTGCAACCCATGTATGGTATGGAAAGTCTCTTCCCCTACAACCCCGCGTTGTCACAAGCACTGATGGGCCTGTCTCCGGGATCCCTGCTGCAGCATTACCAGCAATATCAGCAGAGCTTGCAGGAAGCCCTCCAGCAGCAGCAGCGGCAGCTTCAGCAGATCCAACAACCCAAGGGAAGCCAAACTCAA includes:
- the zfhx3b gene encoding zinc finger homeobox protein 3 isoform X1, which translates into the protein MDSCESPVFSGTDDGLSSSQQQQQQPPQPWNDHPSLHLPCTNQAPSLDPLSFSAPYPSQSQNPSALHDEVRELQSQSKQTSTQAHRGSVATGQPRSKRGGREGEGQDGLSCGEEEESEDLDEMEIDSCFPGLQPFPGVVMSQGGGGMPTLLRHQPTQRQGGLESGSEEGEEEEEEESSDVENLAGEIVYQPDGSAYIVESLSQLIQSSGGVVPGLLPTNSLSGGGKAGEPAGASSSVYPQIINTFHIASSFGKWFGNSDQGFSNTSSMTGLSPVLHSFRVFDVRHKSNKDYLNSDGSAKKSCVSKDVPNNVDFSKFDGLALYGKGKPILMCFLCKLSFGYARSFATHAVHDHRMTLCEDERRLLGDNHASAIIQGIGKDKEPLISFLEPKSKSTPVPPPLLPMNSGQTFYGTFSGVHLEPGSSSGGSETLLNKDSDSSLQQKQAQLSSVLPLGRLGTPKASTLPSTPGSAKDSNAPSLHGGRTEEPNRKESAYAGMDGASEGHNSTTHLSSHVGGTEEEQGKTSLGEENEVEAEGTGVTSGVNSSGGGGEAGEPAISNQSISKSPLLMPSSTLQPSACNPAVSYTLNSKSPASTSSPVKEEVSSTEGGGRTSELPLSFNCQGTTVPMAMAAANVRKSEEDTAGTSFSPLSSNAAADESANRDSATAPEPNDCPAEEEEENGSLLQQHHTHHHHHHHLHPSSHGHIHPQPGGSCDITGMNDCSQNHGPGGTVGSGVECPKCDTVLGSSRSLGGHMTMMHSRNSCKTLKCPKCNWHYKYQQTLEAHMKEKHPDSGGSCAYCSSGQSHPRLARGESYTCGYKPFRCEVCNYSTTTKGNLSIHMQSDKHLNNMQTLQNGGSIGSAPEQVFGHGPGGVVAVPSVTQASSHHPAHHHPTQSSAHVTGPCGAPSPTKPKSKPTWRCEVCDYETNVARNLRIHMTSEKHMHNMMLLQQNVTQMQHGRLALGAMPSPSEAELYQYYLTQNMSLPPGLKIDPTGAEAQFLMGGFPLDPSMAALTPALVGGELPMDMRLGSGQLVSEELMTLGESLSQTSDPSLKLFQCAVCNRFTTDNLDVLGIHMGAERSLPEEEWRAVVGDSHQCKLCHYTTQLKANFQLHCKTDKHVQKYQLVAHIKEGGKGNEWRLKCVAIGNPVHLKCNACDYYTNSLEKLRMHTVNSRHEASLKLYKHLQQHENAVEGDACYYHCVLCNYSTKAKLNLIQHVRSMKHQRSESLRKLQRLQKGLPEDDEDLSSIFTIRKCPSSDTGELSEDVEAASETTTDQEDQTKDRESGGEKELTKGTAVSGHSEQHQSDSPIASKRPSSQSETSESPQSSKRPRAAEKRAAEQMYQCPYCKFTNTDLNRLRMHVMTQHSVQPMLRCPLCQDMLNNKIHLQFHLTHLHSVAPDCVDKLIATVTATDVLPESMFIPVPGPEKESQNPSQAVANAEDKQQQQHPDALDAEMERGGSLPMETAEARKSPQEDQQTEKDDATGFLCWKKGCSQVFKSSNSLQMHFNEVHNKRPQLPVSDRHVYKYRCNQCSLAFKTVEKLQLHSQYHVIRAATMCCLCQRSFRTLQALKKHLETSHLELSEADIQQLYGGLLMNGDIMVIGDSALGEEHGGLGEDDKEGEESDPEEKQSPTGSDSGSLLEDSGSEPKRALPFRKGPNFTMEKFLDPSRPFKCTVCKESFTQKNILLVHYNSVSHLHKVKRALQESTTGQPELTSSPDNKPFKCSTCNVAYSQSSTLEIHMRSVLHQTKARAAKLEAAGGITSSASVTGGGGGSTTISTSTASPGPTSNSTTNSTNHGSSGSQTAQNILGGNQTSQSHSHERSSSVSSQSSPSENNEVKKAKYADMLPTRGQQLQQQQQLAHAQAQAQAQLQQELQQQAALLQSQLFNPALLQHFPMTTDALLPLQQQQLLFPFYIPGAEFQLNPEINISNSALGLTGASTSSLLEDLKNSAQQSCLQQQLMHHHLQQQVQQQQQQSHSQVQGQMALLQQSASLHQQVEKKQKPPSSQNDKDIQRDKDATEKNEDVNKESVEKVKERKDIQHISTSINHDSGLLPPRIASDARGNATKALLENFGFELVIQYNENKQKAQKRGAGPTGSSGPGGITRVVDPIEGLEKLECEACGKLFSNILILKSHQEHIHQAFFPFRSLERFAKEYRENYDKQYPLRPPTPEAPPAPPPPPPPPPPQRAPTPNIPVSAASHTPPTVPTPQPQVPMPQIPMPMDLPIFSPLMMQPMSLQSLPSQLTPQIPSVEPSLASDLAQLYQQQLTPAMLQQQQNKRPRTRITDDQLRVLRQYFDINNSPNEDQIKEMADKSGLQQKVIKHWFRNTLFKERQRNKDSPYNFNNPPTTTLEDTKIDSKPPSPEPQKQDFYGSKRSSRTRFTDYQLRILQDFFDANAYPKDDEFEQLSNLLSLPTRVIVVWFQNARQKARKNYENQSEGAKDGERRELSNDRYIRTSNLNYQCKKCNLVFQRIFDLIKHQKKLCYKDEDEDGQYDSHNEDSVDLSNECYTPSGSSCHTPMPSSSSLCPLPPTTSAFSHLPSADKEEASPATTSNPHEEKPKELPDISVDPLNKTSIKQENVPQSQSESQKQRHQREENIQPISKSNKHSSPSFTQQQLQCGPSASQTSQASSQSSHISHNPHLTSATQQMAQQLIPYQCDQCKIGFPSFEHWQEHQQLHFLSVQNQFIHPQFIDRSMDMPFMLFDPSNPLLAGQLLSGAMPQIPSSSASSPSTPTSTMNSLKRKLEEKAGTSPGENDSTNSEEPHRDKRLRTTITPEQLEVLYQKYLLDSNPTRKMLDHIAHEVGLKKRVVQVWFQNTRARERKGQFRAVGPAQAHRRCPFCRALFKAKTALEAHIRSRHWHEAKRAGYNLTLSGMLPDHEGIQIKLDALEASNYSQMASSNMDGQSSSMSPVNRGMDLSPRALLSPSSIKVEGMEDFETSAMSAVNLTFDQNKLDNDDCSSVNTAITDTTTGDEANADNDSADAKHSQSSSDYLPKPGGTVPIIENDDQMSSGLVSPATSYYAKDCENEHIIDHSETSSLADPCSPSPGASGTRSIDSGDRPGQKRFRTQMTNLQLKVLKSCFNDYRTPTMLECEVLGNDIGLPKRVVQVWFQNARAKEKKAKLNMAKHFGINQTSYEGPKTECTLCGVKYSARLSVRDHIFSQQHISKVKDTIGSQIDKEKEYFDPATVRQLMAQQEMDRIKKANEVLGLAQQQAMQQQGMFDNPAMQALNLQSAYSNLQGIPPVLLPGVGSPSLSSFNTSNSALTPPKASNLLNMPGASVPSPSLPTSGLPNKPPSSSSLSTPSPAQATTSASLSSTTSTSISTSSSTPPASRPEHPKEREVERLREKDKPKEKTEKPSTPSSTGSTPAPSTSAASAKKEKPDPAVPATSMPTPGMEYVVDPAQLQALQAALASDPTALLTNQFLPYFMPGFSPYYTPQIPGALQGGYLQPMYGMESLFPYNPALSQALMGLSPGSLLQHYQQYQQSLQEALQQQQRQLQQIQQPKGSQTQAPHKSLGDRKESAKDLVKTEEPKGNNHSTSPTTPTTPSTHDKVCAEQNESDGKNPDTHLDQFIVPKVQYKLACRKCQAVFTKEESAIAHLKSNCFFGQSVANLQEMLLRVPSGVGAGAGSLYDCLACDTTLDGEKALSQHLESALHKHRTIKRSARNAKEHAKSLLPHSSACFPNPNATSTSQSATHPISSPTPSPTTSATMPSSAVSTALCSSPSNTQLNASAAGKPWPQAPFSRALVGKPNASPSYASSLFPPVSSPSTVTSSSLSTSGVQTSIPTDVFSDESDSDSSQKSADRLGRTADEPQQPGFVKDSSTCSSNLASVGTDSIRL